A single genomic interval of Spirosoma linguale DSM 74 harbors:
- a CDS encoding transcriptional regulator, AraC family (PFAM: helix-turn-helix- domain containing protein AraC type~SMART: Helix-turn-helix, AraC domain~KEGG: aby:ABAYE0223 putative transcriptional regulator (AraC-like)): MDDVETVDELYHRKFDGMTYPWMPDSIRSGIGHFNVFRLEPLVDGKAKPVPYKRRDYYKVMLVIGNSRVHYADQVVEVKKQALTFSNPHIPYAWEHLDTVRDGFYGIFNHHFFSQFGNLSQYGVFQPNGTHVFELTDEQVSQLIPVYERMFAEIQSDYIHKYDVLRNLVFELLHFAMKMQPASSFDKRTVNASQRIATLFLELLERQFPLDDTHQQVNFRSASDFAAQLNVHVNHLNRAVKETTQKTTTQLIADRILQESKTLLKQSTWSVSDIAYALGFSEVTHFNNFFKKHLKMSPLAFKNG; encoded by the coding sequence ATGGATGACGTTGAAACGGTAGACGAATTATACCATCGAAAGTTCGACGGCATGACCTATCCCTGGATGCCCGATTCGATTCGGAGCGGGATCGGGCATTTCAACGTGTTTCGGCTGGAGCCGCTGGTCGACGGAAAAGCGAAACCAGTGCCTTATAAACGGCGCGACTACTACAAAGTAATGCTGGTGATCGGAAACAGCCGCGTGCACTATGCCGATCAGGTGGTAGAGGTAAAAAAACAGGCCCTGACGTTTTCCAATCCGCACATTCCCTATGCCTGGGAGCATCTGGACACCGTGCGGGACGGGTTTTACGGTATTTTCAATCACCATTTTTTCAGCCAGTTTGGCAATCTGAGCCAGTACGGGGTGTTTCAGCCCAACGGTACGCACGTATTTGAACTGACCGACGAGCAGGTGAGTCAACTAATTCCGGTTTATGAGCGGATGTTCGCCGAAATCCAATCCGATTACATCCACAAGTATGATGTATTGCGGAACCTGGTTTTTGAGTTGCTGCACTTCGCTATGAAAATGCAACCGGCGTCATCGTTCGACAAACGAACAGTCAATGCTTCGCAACGAATTGCGACCCTGTTTCTGGAACTGCTGGAACGCCAGTTTCCGCTCGACGATACCCACCAGCAGGTGAATTTTCGGTCGGCCTCCGATTTTGCAGCGCAGCTGAACGTTCACGTGAACCACTTAAACCGGGCGGTGAAGGAAACGACGCAGAAAACCACCACCCAACTCATTGCCGACCGGATTCTGCAGGAGTCGAAAACGCTTTTAAAACAAAGTACCTGGAGCGTATCGGATATTGCCTACGCCCTGGGATTCAGCGAAGTGACACACTTCAATAATTTCTTTAAGAAGCATCTGAAAATGAGCCCGTTGGCTTTCAAAAACGGATAA
- a CDS encoding Phytanoyl-CoA dioxygenase (PFAM: Phytanoyl-CoA dioxygenase~KEGG: bch:Bcen2424_2379 phytanoyl-CoA dioxygenase): protein MKNISVAQRMNLPWVESPFFNDLLQKHNLTPEQRELATHYNREGFIVLPQQVSHELIDRAIEEIKGEYPDKVGEEPSRHQDIWKRYGTVRELASQPAIFDVLRMLYDREPIPFQTLNFKFGTQQRAHSDSIHFSCTPARFMCGVWVALEETSATNGPLFYYPRSHRQEEFNYFDLGIEARGNYEEYPNYEDFVEEFMAAKGYERKEIHMKKGDVLIWSSNLIHGGMPITGGNVTRWSQVTHYYFEGCMYYSPRFSDMFSKNLNLRHVINIATGKVVQHSENGKPIETINTGNFRYAVSHNFTLPVLVKELVKKLIGKKPF, encoded by the coding sequence ATGAAAAATATTTCTGTTGCCCAGCGGATGAATCTGCCCTGGGTCGAATCGCCGTTCTTTAACGATCTCCTTCAAAAGCACAATCTCACGCCCGAGCAACGTGAGCTGGCGACTCACTACAACCGGGAAGGCTTTATCGTATTGCCCCAGCAGGTGAGTCATGAACTGATAGACCGGGCCATCGAGGAAATTAAAGGTGAATATCCCGATAAGGTTGGTGAAGAACCTTCCCGACACCAGGATATCTGGAAGAGATACGGCACGGTTCGCGAGCTGGCCTCCCAGCCTGCCATCTTCGATGTACTGCGCATGCTATATGACCGGGAGCCTATTCCGTTTCAGACGCTCAATTTCAAGTTTGGCACCCAGCAGCGGGCTCACTCCGACAGCATTCACTTCAGCTGTACCCCGGCCCGTTTTATGTGCGGTGTCTGGGTTGCACTGGAAGAAACATCGGCCACTAACGGCCCCTTGTTTTATTATCCACGCTCGCACCGGCAGGAAGAGTTCAACTATTTCGATTTAGGCATAGAAGCACGGGGTAATTACGAGGAGTACCCCAACTATGAGGATTTCGTGGAAGAGTTTATGGCCGCCAAAGGGTACGAGCGGAAGGAAATTCACATGAAAAAAGGCGATGTTCTGATCTGGTCGTCGAACTTGATCCACGGTGGCATGCCCATTACCGGGGGTAACGTAACCCGATGGTCGCAGGTGACGCACTACTATTTTGAGGGTTGCATGTATTACTCGCCCCGTTTTTCAGACATGTTTTCCAAAAACCTGAACCTGCGGCACGTGATCAATATTGCCACCGGAAAAGTGGTTCAGCACAGTGAAAATGGCAAACCCATCGAAACGATCAACACGGGCAATTTCCGCTACGCCGTAAGTCATAACTTCACCCTGCCCGTACTGGTCAAAGAGCTGGTAAAAAAGCTGATCGGTAAAAAGCCGTTTTAA
- a CDS encoding conserved hypothetical protein (KEGG: aci:ACIAD3520 hypothetical protein), with the protein MITLYRKTRRIIAGLTAFGFLLTLNACQDHRLSPDPGTLPDATVYALSDANQLIRLNIRASASLLATTTITGLASGERILSIDFRPATGQLYGVSNMSRLFVINPATGEGRPLTPTAFTPAVSGSVVGLDFNPTVDRIRLVTNTGQDLRLNPETGTVAAVDGNINGAFGAMISEVAYTNNRAGSTTTTLYDIDPATDRLYIQNPPNNGTLTDVGPLGLDITGAAGFDISPTDNTQGLVAVMFNGASELQQINLSTGRLQKLGNLPGTIIGLAIPTEPVAYAIDGANNLLIFNPMNPAPIAKVLTGLQPSEVLYGIDFRPANGQLYAIGSSSRLYTINTANGAATQVGSGPLSTLLSGTDVGFDFNPTVDRIRVTTTTGQNLRLNPNDGAVAAVDGPLNPGTPMVSASAYTNNVAGATTTILYDLDIQSTSVMLVQQNPPNNGTLVSVGPLGFTAEAANGFDIGGASGTAYALLRVNGTTQLYTINLTTGSATAGASLPGNPMIRGFALGLGF; encoded by the coding sequence ATGATCACGCTTTACAGAAAAACGCGTCGAATTATTGCCGGATTAACCGCATTTGGCTTCTTACTGACGTTGAACGCCTGTCAGGACCACCGCTTGTCTCCCGACCCGGGCACCCTGCCCGATGCCACCGTCTATGCCCTCAGTGATGCTAATCAATTAATCCGATTGAACATCCGGGCGTCTGCCAGCCTACTGGCAACAACAACCATTACGGGTCTGGCATCGGGCGAGCGAATACTATCTATCGACTTCAGACCCGCTACGGGGCAGCTCTATGGTGTAAGTAACATGAGCCGTCTGTTCGTGATTAACCCCGCCACGGGCGAGGGGCGTCCGTTGACGCCTACCGCCTTTACCCCAGCCGTTTCGGGTTCTGTCGTTGGCCTGGATTTCAACCCAACCGTCGACCGCATTCGTCTGGTAACAAATACCGGGCAGGATTTGCGCCTTAACCCCGAAACCGGTACGGTAGCGGCTGTCGATGGCAACATCAACGGCGCTTTCGGGGCAATGATTTCGGAAGTTGCCTATACCAACAACCGGGCGGGCTCAACCACAACTACGCTTTACGACATCGACCCCGCCACGGATCGACTGTACATACAGAACCCACCCAACAACGGCACGCTTACGGATGTTGGTCCATTGGGGTTAGACATTACCGGGGCGGCCGGTTTCGACATTTCGCCAACCGACAACACCCAGGGCTTAGTAGCGGTTATGTTTAACGGCGCTTCGGAACTACAGCAAATCAACCTCTCGACGGGCCGATTGCAGAAACTGGGGAACCTCCCCGGCACCATTATTGGGCTGGCTATCCCAACGGAGCCGGTTGCATACGCCATTGACGGAGCAAATAACCTGCTCATCTTCAATCCAATGAACCCCGCTCCCATTGCGAAAGTACTAACGGGGCTTCAACCGTCCGAAGTACTCTATGGTATTGATTTCCGACCAGCAAACGGTCAGTTGTATGCCATTGGCAGCAGCAGTCGGCTGTATACCATCAACACGGCCAACGGGGCTGCCACGCAGGTGGGTTCGGGTCCGTTAAGCACCCTGCTATCAGGAACGGATGTCGGCTTCGATTTCAACCCAACCGTCGACCGTATCCGGGTTACCACGACTACCGGGCAGAACCTGCGTCTGAATCCAAATGATGGTGCAGTGGCCGCTGTGGATGGCCCTCTTAATCCGGGAACACCCATGGTATCGGCTTCGGCTTATACGAACAACGTTGCCGGGGCTACCACAACCATACTGTATGATCTCGACATCCAGAGCACTTCGGTCATGCTGGTTCAGCAGAACCCGCCCAATAACGGTACGCTGGTATCGGTAGGTCCGCTGGGCTTTACAGCCGAAGCAGCCAACGGGTTCGACATTGGCGGAGCATCGGGCACTGCCTACGCACTATTACGTGTAAACGGCACAACCCAATTATATACCATCAATCTGACAACCGGCTCGGCAACTGCTGGCGCATCGCTGCCCGGCAACCCGATGATTCGCGGGTTTGCCCTTGGCCTGGGTTTCTAG